Proteins encoded in a region of the Streptomyces liliiviolaceus genome:
- a CDS encoding S8 family peptidase, whose protein sequence is MRRIRLLAAISTGLALAAGAVAPVAARGGTGPTATAAADVPAPKSLGTVRLITGDRVTVGADSEGRRTASVTPGPGRRHLLFRTYEQDGRLTVLPSDAGELVSAGRLDRGLFDVGALLDQRYDEAHSDALPLIVAGADGAAESAVRRLTSLAEDGSPVRRLDSIGARSVRVAEDDLGRFWKQLAADQGTSSTARASDAPRVWLDGRVNASLDRSVPQIGAPAVWQAGQRGESVKVAVLDTGADRSHPDLAGRISEARDFSGSSGTGDAFGHGTHVASIVGGSGAASAGGKGGKGVAPGADLLVGKVLGDDGYGSESQVIAGMEWAAASGAKVVNMSLGSDSPSDGTDPMSLALNELTERTGTLFVVAAGNSGEQGMSTIGSPGAADAALTVGAVDRAGALAPFSSRGPRSGDDAVKPDVTAPGVGIVAARAAGTTMGDPVDAQHVAASGTSMATPHVAGAAALLAQRHPGWSAAQLKDALVSTARTAAGQEVTEQGGGLIDVAAAALGPVTATGTVALGPFQTGGGETRTTKLTYTNTSGAAVTLALGVRLATAGGRTPAEGAVKLGSGSVRVPAGATAEVPLTVDPARVERGDYYGYVTAASADGKVTVHTTVSLAVQGPVHRFSVRTVDLKGKQIQALPTIWGSDGFVGYTDPGSGTEPAVAEVEEGTYQVDHSSLDTVADGQELRHVVLPEVKVTKDMSVTLDERRTTLVDIRTPRPAEQRGILSYQTYRKIDGHSLTQGTMYFDLGKRLYVSPTSTVTDGTFEFASRWQLVAPLLDMAVSGGKGGEETPDAYYMPSSPLFDEKATAGKGARLTAVAAGDAASPVFARARGKLAVLTNEQNVNERELAEKAAAAGVRGIVLVHFSDIAWTRWHPEGDRWGVPTVRIGAKAGADLLKRIGKGRTTVDFTGTARSPYLYDVMQVSSQRVPEKVVHTVSERNSAVVKARYADNGGARWAAEQRFARRPYQDTAWLQYTRYVPTGFDRTEYVSSGDTQWKHFVHHETTFDVDTPLVVGMADAARTYRAGERTSDTWQGAVVRPSIPRGTTAPSVRSGDVLSLRIPEFTDSQAGHRSRLLEGGGGIGTSAAAQGDSAAAVLYRNGRKAAEAAGGYADFEVPSGAADYRLDLTTSRVSGEWAYGTGTETSWSFRSGSTGAATALPLLQLDYDVPVDAYNAVRSARTHSVGLSVRAQDGLAVPRGVSVQVEASYDDGASWSRATVKDRGHNTFEVGVTKPSRVRGDAYVTLRVTARDAAGDSVRQTVQRAYLHRG, encoded by the coding sequence ATGAGACGGATTCGCCTGCTGGCGGCGATATCGACAGGACTCGCCCTGGCTGCCGGCGCGGTGGCGCCGGTGGCCGCTCGCGGCGGTACGGGGCCCACGGCGACGGCGGCGGCCGACGTTCCCGCGCCGAAGAGCCTCGGCACCGTGCGCCTGATCACCGGTGACCGGGTGACCGTGGGCGCCGACTCCGAGGGACGGCGGACCGCTTCGGTCACGCCCGGGCCCGGGCGGCGGCACCTCCTCTTCCGGACCTACGAGCAGGACGGGCGGCTGACGGTCCTGCCGTCCGACGCCGGGGAGCTGGTCTCGGCGGGACGCCTGGACCGGGGGCTGTTCGACGTGGGCGCGCTCCTCGACCAGCGGTACGACGAGGCGCACAGCGACGCGCTTCCGCTGATCGTGGCGGGGGCGGACGGCGCGGCGGAGTCCGCCGTCCGGCGGCTGACCTCGCTCGCCGAGGACGGGTCGCCGGTCCGCCGCCTGGACAGCATCGGGGCGCGGTCGGTGCGGGTCGCCGAGGACGACCTCGGCCGGTTCTGGAAGCAACTGGCCGCGGACCAGGGCACGTCGAGCACGGCACGGGCCTCCGACGCTCCCCGGGTGTGGCTCGACGGGCGGGTGAACGCCTCGCTGGACCGCAGCGTCCCGCAGATCGGCGCGCCCGCCGTGTGGCAGGCCGGCCAGCGGGGCGAGTCCGTCAAGGTCGCCGTCCTGGACACCGGCGCGGACCGGTCCCACCCGGATCTCGCCGGACGGATCTCCGAGGCCAGGGACTTCTCCGGCAGTTCCGGTACCGGGGACGCCTTCGGGCACGGCACGCATGTCGCGTCCATCGTGGGCGGCAGCGGAGCCGCGTCCGCCGGCGGCAAGGGCGGCAAGGGTGTCGCGCCGGGCGCCGATCTGCTCGTCGGCAAGGTGCTGGGCGACGACGGCTACGGCAGCGAGTCCCAGGTGATCGCCGGCATGGAGTGGGCGGCGGCCTCGGGCGCCAAGGTCGTCAACATGAGCCTGGGTTCGGACAGCCCGAGCGACGGCACGGACCCGATGAGTCTCGCGCTGAACGAACTCACCGAGCGCACGGGCACGTTGTTCGTCGTCGCGGCGGGTAACAGCGGCGAGCAGGGCATGAGCACCATCGGCTCCCCCGGTGCCGCGGACGCGGCCCTCACCGTCGGCGCGGTCGACCGGGCCGGTGCCCTCGCCCCGTTCTCCAGCCGCGGCCCGCGCTCCGGTGACGACGCGGTCAAGCCCGACGTGACGGCACCCGGCGTCGGCATCGTGGCGGCCCGCGCGGCCGGCACGACCATGGGCGACCCGGTCGACGCACAGCACGTGGCGGCCTCCGGTACGTCGATGGCGACCCCGCACGTGGCGGGCGCCGCCGCGCTGCTCGCCCAGCGGCATCCCGGCTGGAGCGCGGCGCAGTTGAAGGACGCGCTGGTCAGCACGGCCCGTACGGCCGCGGGACAGGAGGTCACCGAGCAGGGCGGCGGTCTCATCGACGTGGCCGCGGCGGCGCTGGGTCCGGTCACCGCCACGGGGACCGTGGCCCTGGGTCCGTTCCAGACCGGTGGCGGCGAGACCCGTACGACGAAACTCACGTACACCAACACCTCGGGGGCGGCAGTCACGTTGGCGCTCGGCGTGCGGTTGGCCACGGCGGGCGGGCGGACCCCGGCGGAAGGGGCGGTGAAGCTCGGCTCCGGTTCGGTGCGTGTGCCCGCGGGTGCCACCGCCGAGGTTCCGCTGACGGTCGATCCGGCCCGGGTGGAGCGGGGCGACTACTACGGGTACGTGACCGCGGCCTCCGCCGACGGGAAGGTCACCGTGCACACCACGGTGAGCCTGGCCGTGCAGGGGCCGGTCCACCGGTTCAGCGTCCGGACCGTCGACCTCAAGGGCAAGCAGATCCAGGCGCTGCCGACGATCTGGGGCAGCGACGGCTTCGTGGGCTACACCGACCCGGGCAGCGGCACCGAACCGGCCGTCGCCGAGGTCGAGGAGGGCACCTACCAGGTGGACCACTCGTCCCTGGACACGGTCGCCGACGGCCAGGAACTGCGACACGTGGTCCTGCCCGAGGTGAAGGTCACCAAGGACATGTCCGTCACGCTCGACGAGCGCAGGACGACCCTGGTCGACATCCGTACGCCCCGGCCGGCCGAGCAGCGCGGCATCCTCAGCTACCAGACGTACCGGAAGATCGACGGACACAGCCTGACCCAGGGGACGATGTACTTCGACCTCGGCAAGCGGCTGTACGTGAGTCCGACCTCCACCGTCACCGACGGCACCTTCGAGTTCGCCTCGCGCTGGCAGCTCGTCGCACCGCTGCTCGACATGGCGGTGTCGGGCGGCAAGGGTGGCGAGGAGACGCCGGACGCCTACTACATGCCCTCCTCTCCGCTCTTCGACGAGAAGGCGACCGCCGGGAAGGGGGCGCGCCTGACCGCGGTCGCCGCGGGTGACGCCGCCTCTCCGGTCTTCGCCCGGGCCCGCGGCAAGCTCGCGGTCCTCACCAACGAACAGAACGTCAACGAAAGGGAGTTGGCCGAGAAGGCGGCAGCGGCGGGGGTTCGCGGGATCGTGCTGGTCCACTTCAGTGACATCGCGTGGACCCGCTGGCATCCGGAGGGCGACCGCTGGGGCGTACCGACCGTCCGGATCGGCGCGAAGGCGGGAGCCGACCTGCTGAAGCGGATCGGCAAGGGGCGGACCACGGTGGACTTCACCGGCACGGCCCGCAGCCCGTACCTGTACGACGTCATGCAGGTGTCGTCGCAGCGCGTCCCCGAGAAGGTGGTGCACACCGTGTCCGAGCGCAACAGCGCGGTGGTGAAGGCCCGGTACGCCGACAACGGCGGCGCGCGGTGGGCCGCCGAGCAGCGCTTCGCACGGCGGCCGTACCAGGACACCGCCTGGCTGCAGTACACGCGCTATGTGCCGACCGGCTTCGACCGGACCGAGTACGTGAGTTCCGGTGACACGCAGTGGAAGCACTTCGTGCACCACGAGACCACGTTCGACGTGGACACCCCGCTGGTCGTCGGCATGGCGGACGCGGCGCGCACCTACCGGGCGGGCGAGCGGACGAGCGACACCTGGCAGGGGGCCGTCGTCCGGCCGTCGATCCCGCGCGGCACCACGGCTCCGTCCGTGCGCTCGGGTGACGTACTGAGCCTGCGGATACCGGAGTTCACCGATTCGCAGGCGGGTCACCGGTCGCGGCTGCTCGAAGGGGGCGGCGGCATCGGAACCTCGGCCGCGGCGCAGGGCGACTCGGCCGCCGCCGTGCTGTACCGCAACGGCCGGAAGGCCGCGGAGGCGGCCGGCGGGTACGCGGACTTCGAGGTCCCGTCCGGCGCGGCCGACTACCGGCTGGACCTCACGACCTCGCGGGTGTCCGGTGAATGGGCGTACGGGACCGGCACCGAGACGTCCTGGTCGTTCCGCTCGGGCAGCACGGGCGCGGCGACGGCCCTGCCGCTGCTCCAGCTCGACTACGACGTCCCGGTCGACGCGTACAACGCGGTCCGCTCCGCTCGTACGCACTCGGTCGGACTGTCGGTCCGCGCCCAGGACGGGCTGGCCGTGCCGCGCGGGGTGAGCGTCCAGGTGGAGGCGTCGTACGACGACGGCGCGAGCTGGAGCCGGGCGACGGTGAAGGACCGCGGGCACAACACGTTCGAGGTCGGCGTGACGAAGCCGTCGCGGGTACGCGGTGACGCGTACGTGACACTGAGAGTGACGGCTCGCGACGCGGCGGGCGACTCCGTGCGGCAGACCGTGCAACGGGCCTACCTGCACCGCGGATAG
- a CDS encoding helix-turn-helix transcriptional regulator encodes MTLEAAGVSDAEESVYRHLVTAGQASAGDVAARTGLSPAEAEAVLEALAVKGMASHTDVLPRHFRATPPDVALIPRLKRNADALDLARAEATSLLQVYRDTMRRRDAGELIEVITGAEALRQHLRQIQASAQDEMLWFCKAQYVAMPSGSNSSEFEALARGVRYRVLYEKAFFDDEGAVDNVVAGVRAGETARAVPHLPLRLAVADRAIAVCPLVPGGPQGNPDEPTAALVRDSNLLAALVALFERYWEDAVPLDVDDSGAVAGTDGVGGPDPLSTVDRRLLALLVAGVTDKAVATQLGLSRRTVQRHIQRMMELAGAATRMQLAWQAARRGWL; translated from the coding sequence ATGACGCTGGAGGCTGCAGGGGTGTCGGACGCCGAGGAGTCCGTCTACCGGCATCTGGTGACGGCGGGCCAGGCGTCGGCGGGTGATGTCGCCGCGCGCACCGGGCTGAGTCCGGCGGAGGCCGAGGCGGTGCTCGAAGCGCTGGCGGTCAAGGGCATGGCGAGCCACACCGATGTGCTGCCGCGGCACTTCCGGGCCACTCCCCCGGACGTGGCGCTGATCCCCCGGCTGAAGCGGAACGCCGACGCGCTCGATCTCGCCCGCGCGGAGGCCACCAGCCTGCTGCAGGTGTACCGCGACACCATGCGGCGGCGGGACGCGGGCGAGCTGATCGAGGTGATCACGGGCGCCGAGGCGCTGCGCCAGCATCTGCGGCAGATCCAGGCGAGCGCCCAGGACGAGATGCTGTGGTTCTGCAAGGCCCAGTACGTGGCGATGCCGTCGGGCAGCAACAGTTCGGAGTTCGAGGCGCTGGCGCGCGGGGTGCGCTACCGGGTGCTGTACGAGAAGGCGTTCTTCGACGACGAGGGAGCCGTTGACAACGTTGTTGCGGGGGTGCGCGCCGGGGAGACCGCCCGCGCGGTGCCGCATCTGCCGCTGCGCCTCGCGGTCGCGGACCGGGCCATCGCGGTCTGCCCGCTGGTGCCCGGCGGCCCCCAGGGCAACCCGGACGAGCCCACCGCCGCCCTCGTACGGGACAGCAATCTGCTCGCCGCCCTCGTCGCCCTGTTCGAGCGCTACTGGGAGGACGCCGTCCCGCTGGACGTCGACGACTCGGGCGCGGTCGCCGGGACGGACGGGGTCGGCGGTCCCGATCCGCTGTCCACGGTCGACCGGCGGCTGCTCGCCCTGCTGGTCGCCGGGGTCACCGACAAGGCGGTGGCCACCCAACTAGGCCTGAGCCGCCGCACGGTGCAGCGTCACATCCAGCGCATGATGGAGCTGGCGGGCGCGGCGACCCGGATGCAACTGGCCTGGCAGGCCGCGCGCCGGGGCTGGCTGTGA
- a CDS encoding M4 family metallopeptidase: protein MTDTLRTTGTTTSPPGPTPSRRRTLARSRTTAIAAFALGALLGSALPAWSATPGAARADKAPRQIEAEPRPGARTLELSPAQRGKLLDAAADSRTATARALKLGEREKLIPKDVVKDADGTVHTRYERTFAGLPVLGGDLVVHERGTARSVSRSSPATISVPTTKASVPAAKARKSALAAAESEKTEEAVAEGAPRLVVWAGEGAAAPVLAWESVVDGVQEDGTPSSLRVVTDAGSGARLGSFEQIHAGEGVSQYSGTVQVGSVRDGDLYRLTDPQRGGHTTYDISAGGSGTPLTDDNDVWGDGTPADRQTAAVDAAYGAQKTWDFYHDRFGRNGIADDGVGARSRVHYGKGYANAFWDDLCFCMTYGDGLDDARPLTELDIAAHEMTHGVTSATADLVYSGESGGLNEATSDIMGTAVEFFADSAEDVPDYRIGELADVRGTGKPLRYMDQPSKDASAKGTSQDHWTAQTRKLDPHFSSGVGNHFFYLLAEGSGEKTVEGIAYDSPTYDGLPVAGLGLHNATNVWYRALTRYMTSTTDYAGARTATLQAAADLFGTTSDAYEAVGNAWAAVNVGPRYVNHIAAASPSARDSAVGQPVSRAFEATSTRPGALTYSATGLPDGLSVDPVTGLVSGTPTVAGAFPAAVTIRNSAAETRTLSFTWTVLASGGDHFVNPDRFDIPNWRTVESPIVVSGREGNASADLKVTVDLVHDFIGGQVIHLVGEDGTVLLVKDFVWDTGTELHATFTVDASALAADGTWRLRVTDNTPGIFTVDPGYLDGWSITF, encoded by the coding sequence GTGACGGACACCCTCCGTACGACCGGGACGACGACCTCGCCCCCTGGTCCCACCCCCTCCCGCCGTCGCACCCTCGCTCGTTCGCGCACGACGGCGATCGCGGCCTTCGCGCTGGGCGCGCTTCTCGGCTCGGCGCTCCCCGCGTGGAGCGCCACACCCGGGGCCGCCCGCGCGGACAAGGCTCCCCGTCAGATCGAGGCGGAGCCCAGACCCGGCGCCAGAACGCTCGAACTCTCCCCGGCACAACGCGGGAAGCTGCTCGACGCGGCGGCCGACTCCCGTACGGCCACGGCGCGTGCACTGAAGCTGGGTGAGCGGGAGAAGCTGATACCGAAGGACGTCGTCAAGGACGCCGACGGGACCGTTCACACGCGTTACGAGCGTACGTTCGCCGGACTGCCCGTCCTCGGCGGCGATCTGGTGGTCCACGAGCGCGGCACGGCCCGCAGCGTCTCCAGGTCGTCGCCGGCGACGATCTCGGTACCGACGACCAAGGCCTCCGTACCGGCCGCGAAGGCCCGGAAGTCGGCGCTGGCCGCCGCCGAGTCGGAGAAGACCGAGGAGGCAGTGGCCGAAGGGGCACCGCGGCTCGTCGTCTGGGCGGGCGAGGGCGCCGCCGCACCCGTGCTCGCCTGGGAGAGTGTCGTCGACGGCGTTCAGGAGGACGGGACGCCGAGCAGCCTGCGGGTGGTGACCGACGCCGGGAGCGGTGCGCGGCTGGGGAGCTTCGAGCAGATCCACGCCGGTGAGGGGGTGAGCCAGTACAGCGGCACCGTGCAGGTCGGCTCCGTGCGCGACGGCGACCTCTACCGGCTCACCGATCCCCAGCGCGGCGGCCACACGACGTACGACATCAGCGCGGGCGGCAGCGGCACGCCTCTGACGGATGACAACGATGTCTGGGGCGACGGGACCCCCGCCGACCGGCAGACGGCGGCCGTGGACGCCGCCTACGGGGCGCAGAAGACCTGGGACTTCTACCACGACAGGTTCGGCCGCAACGGCATAGCCGACGACGGCGTGGGTGCCCGTTCCCGGGTGCACTACGGCAAGGGGTACGCCAACGCCTTCTGGGACGACCTCTGCTTCTGCATGACGTACGGCGACGGTCTGGACGACGCCCGGCCGCTCACCGAACTCGACATCGCCGCCCACGAGATGACCCACGGCGTCACCTCCGCGACCGCGGACCTCGTCTACTCCGGTGAGTCGGGCGGCCTCAACGAGGCCACCAGCGACATCATGGGCACCGCCGTGGAGTTCTTCGCCGACAGCGCCGAGGACGTGCCGGACTACCGGATCGGCGAACTGGCCGACGTACGCGGCACCGGGAAGCCCCTGCGGTACATGGACCAGCCCTCCAAGGACGCCTCCGCGAAGGGCACTTCGCAGGACCACTGGACCGCGCAGACCCGCAAGCTCGACCCGCACTTCAGCTCCGGCGTGGGCAACCACTTCTTCTACCTGCTCGCCGAGGGCAGCGGCGAGAAGACCGTCGAGGGCATCGCCTACGACAGCCCCACCTACGACGGTCTGCCGGTCGCGGGCCTGGGCCTGCACAACGCCACCAACGTCTGGTACCGGGCCCTGACCCGCTACATGACCAGCACCACCGACTACGCGGGGGCCCGCACCGCCACGCTCCAGGCGGCGGCCGACCTGTTCGGCACGACGAGCGACGCGTACGAGGCCGTCGGCAACGCGTGGGCAGCCGTCAATGTCGGCCCGCGGTACGTCAACCACATCGCCGCGGCTTCGCCCTCCGCCCGGGACTCCGCGGTGGGGCAGCCGGTCAGCCGGGCGTTCGAGGCGACGAGCACCCGGCCCGGCGCCCTGACGTACTCCGCCACCGGCCTGCCGGACGGCCTGTCCGTCGATCCCGTCACCGGGCTCGTCTCCGGCACCCCGACGGTGGCCGGCGCCTTCCCCGCCGCCGTCACGATCAGGAACTCCGCGGCGGAGACCCGCACCCTGTCCTTCACCTGGACTGTCCTGGCTTCCGGCGGCGACCACTTCGTCAACCCCGACCGCTTCGACATCCCCAACTGGCGGACCGTCGAGTCGCCGATCGTCGTCAGCGGCCGCGAGGGCAACGCCTCCGCCGACCTCAAGGTCACCGTCGACCTGGTGCACGACTTCATCGGCGGCCAGGTCATCCACCTGGTCGGTGAGGACGGCACGGTGCTGCTGGTGAAGGACTTCGTTTGGGACACCGGTACCGAACTGCACGCGACGTTCACGGTCGACGCGTCGGCGCTTGCGGCCGACGGCACGTGGAGACTGCGCGTCACGGACAACACACCTGGCATCTTCACCGTCGATCCGGGCTACCTGGACGGCTGGAGCATCACGTTCTGA
- a CDS encoding DUF6629 family protein: MCFSATADLVAGCGIAAVGVACVARTRRTVDLPLAALPLILGAHQIVESLVWRSGGGSGPATVAWAAIALPLLAVWVPVAVLCVAPPGARRRLTIPLAAGVVTAAVLSYCLATHGVTAEIRGHTVGYAVSLPASELLVAGYLLATIGSLLLSGDRHLRILGVLVTVGAATCWALWEAEFISTWCAFAAVCSLVLYGWVRARSVTPGVPRVPVVR, encoded by the coding sequence ATGTGCTTCAGTGCGACGGCCGATCTCGTGGCGGGCTGCGGCATCGCCGCCGTGGGAGTGGCCTGCGTGGCGCGCACCCGCCGCACGGTCGATCTGCCGCTGGCCGCGCTGCCCCTGATCCTAGGCGCCCATCAGATCGTCGAGTCCCTGGTCTGGCGGTCGGGTGGCGGTTCGGGCCCCGCCACCGTGGCCTGGGCGGCGATCGCCCTGCCGTTGCTCGCGGTGTGGGTGCCGGTGGCCGTGCTGTGCGTGGCGCCGCCGGGCGCGCGGCGACGGCTGACGATCCCGCTCGCCGCGGGAGTCGTCACCGCGGCCGTGCTCTCGTACTGCCTCGCCACCCACGGGGTGACGGCGGAGATCCGCGGCCACACCGTCGGCTACGCCGTCTCCCTGCCCGCCTCGGAACTGCTCGTGGCGGGCTATCTGCTGGCCACGATCGGCTCGCTGCTCCTCTCCGGCGACCGGCACCTGCGGATCCTGGGCGTCCTGGTGACCGTGGGGGCGGCGACCTGCTGGGCGCTGTGGGAGGCGGAGTTCATCTCGACGTGGTGCGCGTTCGCGGCGGTGTGCTCGCTGGTGCTGTACGGGTGGGTGCGCGCGCGGTCCGTGACACCGGGGGTTCCCCGGGTTCCCGTGGTCCGCTGA
- a CDS encoding acyltransferase, protein MDSDSALDDSYFGHCPWDFGSRASPAQRDAQTAHQKRLTDDGASIGPRCFVSPAAGVFTDTLRLGENSYIAGHAYVTGEITTGSDCTVNPYATVRGRIVLGDGVRIGAHSSLLGFNHGFGPDLPVHRQPLTSKGITVGDDVWIGSNVVVLDGVTIGDHCVVGAGAVVTKDLPPWSVAAGNPARRLRDRRDTGPARRGPAEAGDGLGDQVARFADRARAQAAGLLARAWDADAGRYRDRPGAPLTVRAHCDAVEIADLLLGSAPPQLSAAGHAERLRALQDPAEGMVPELADDGGPGVLPARAADGWIDDGAAEYHVLSVGYALELLGSRFAHPVRPVERTTAGGLIARLESLPWRTRAWTAGAWVDCWATGAHHNLGLGAAAGEPGALEALFGWLSTRVDPWTGMWGGASSPAEGRLQLVNGHYRLTRGSFAQFGIQLPYPERVVDTVLDHGADPRWFAAGRQNACNVLDVAHPLWLVGRRSDHRAAEVRAWAGQQLTHALGQWRDGTGFGFGPPGEGGTGPGREPGLQGTEMWLAIVWLLADLVGVADRLGYRPRGVHRPEAARSPAPGPPGQPVLVDKTL, encoded by the coding sequence ATGGATTCGGACAGCGCTCTCGACGACTCCTACTTCGGCCACTGCCCCTGGGACTTCGGCTCTCGTGCCTCCCCCGCGCAACGGGACGCCCAGACCGCCCATCAGAAGCGGCTGACGGACGACGGTGCGAGCATCGGCCCGCGCTGTTTCGTCTCGCCCGCCGCCGGTGTCTTCACCGACACGCTGCGGCTCGGCGAGAACTCGTACATCGCCGGGCACGCCTACGTCACCGGCGAGATCACCACCGGCTCCGACTGCACCGTCAATCCGTACGCCACCGTGCGGGGCCGGATCGTACTGGGGGACGGGGTGCGGATCGGCGCCCACAGTTCGCTGCTCGGCTTCAACCACGGGTTCGGGCCCGACCTCCCCGTGCACCGGCAACCCCTCACCAGCAAGGGCATCACCGTCGGCGACGACGTGTGGATCGGCTCGAACGTCGTCGTCCTGGACGGGGTGACCATCGGCGACCACTGCGTGGTGGGCGCCGGAGCGGTGGTGACCAAGGATCTGCCGCCCTGGTCGGTCGCCGCGGGCAATCCGGCCCGCAGGCTGCGCGACCGGCGCGACACCGGCCCCGCCCGGCGCGGGCCCGCGGAGGCCGGTGACGGACTCGGGGACCAGGTCGCCCGGTTCGCCGACCGGGCCCGCGCGCAGGCCGCGGGCCTCCTCGCACGCGCCTGGGACGCCGACGCGGGCCGGTACCGCGACCGCCCCGGCGCACCGCTGACCGTCCGTGCCCACTGCGACGCCGTGGAGATCGCCGATCTGCTCCTCGGCTCGGCTCCGCCGCAGTTGTCCGCCGCCGGGCACGCCGAGCGGCTGCGCGCGCTGCAGGACCCGGCCGAGGGCATGGTGCCCGAACTCGCCGACGACGGTGGCCCCGGCGTGCTGCCCGCTCGCGCGGCGGACGGCTGGATCGACGACGGCGCCGCCGAGTACCACGTGCTGTCCGTGGGCTACGCGCTGGAGCTGCTGGGTTCGCGCTTCGCCCACCCGGTCCGCCCCGTGGAGCGTACGACGGCGGGCGGACTCATCGCCCGCCTGGAGTCGCTGCCGTGGCGGACCCGGGCGTGGACGGCCGGTGCCTGGGTCGACTGCTGGGCCACCGGCGCGCACCACAACCTCGGGCTGGGCGCCGCGGCGGGCGAACCGGGCGCCCTGGAGGCGCTGTTCGGCTGGCTGAGCACCCGGGTGGATCCGTGGACCGGGATGTGGGGCGGGGCGTCCTCGCCGGCCGAGGGCCGGCTGCAGCTCGTCAACGGCCACTACCGGCTCACGCGCGGTTCGTTCGCCCAGTTCGGAATCCAACTGCCGTATCCGGAGCGGGTGGTGGACACCGTGCTGGACCACGGCGCGGATCCGCGCTGGTTCGCCGCGGGCCGTCAGAACGCGTGCAACGTGCTGGACGTGGCCCACCCGCTGTGGCTCGTCGGCCGGCGGAGCGACCACCGGGCCGCCGAGGTGCGGGCGTGGGCCGGGCAGCAGCTGACGCACGCGCTGGGGCAGTGGCGGGACGGTACCGGCTTCGGCTTCGGCCCGCCGGGCGAGGGCGGTACGGGACCCGGCAGGGAGCCCGGCCTCCAGGGCACCGAGATGTGGCTGGCCATCGTGTGGCTGCTGGCCGATCTGGTGGGAGTGGCGGACCGGCTGGGGTACCGGCCGCGTGGCGTCCACCGCCCCGAGGCCGCCCGCTCACCCGCGCCGGGACCGCCGGGTCAGCCGGTCCTAGTCGACAAGACGCTGTAG
- a CDS encoding endonuclease/exonuclease/phosphatase family protein: MTTRRTSPARRRGAARAIVTALLCVLVALPARSGAAPEAAASAPDTTRDLYVGTFNIYGNIGHRGDAGDWIRDEADAVRDLTLGDTDRWLFIGLQEVCKAQGERFARELGLRSAFVDTGTKCADGQPYGNTLLFHSAARILPPALLPNPDGRGGERGIVCAVVRAAGRPHSAGPPVTACSTHLTVGGAKDGERRAQTGFIHDEWRPDGVHRLGAEGPVLLAGDLNAPPDAPELDVLYSGNGREASGLRESGPSYLRPTYDDGRKIDYLFSWGRGASGRWHCTGTFRTVNSDHSFYYSVLSTRTG, encoded by the coding sequence ATGACGACGCGTCGTACGAGTCCCGCGAGGAGACGCGGCGCGGCCAGGGCGATCGTGACGGCCCTCCTGTGCGTACTGGTGGCACTCCCCGCGAGGAGCGGCGCCGCGCCGGAGGCGGCCGCCTCCGCACCGGACACCACCCGTGACCTGTACGTCGGCACGTTCAACATCTACGGGAACATCGGCCACCGGGGCGACGCCGGCGACTGGATCAGGGACGAGGCCGACGCCGTCCGGGACCTCACCCTCGGCGACACCGACCGGTGGCTGTTCATCGGCCTCCAGGAAGTCTGCAAGGCCCAAGGGGAACGCTTCGCACGGGAGTTGGGCCTGCGCAGCGCCTTCGTCGACACCGGTACGAAATGCGCCGACGGCCAGCCGTACGGGAACACCCTCCTGTTCCACTCGGCCGCCAGGATCCTGCCGCCGGCACTGCTGCCCAACCCGGACGGCAGAGGCGGCGAGCGGGGCATCGTCTGCGCGGTCGTCCGTGCCGCGGGCCGGCCACACTCGGCGGGGCCGCCGGTCACGGCGTGCAGCACCCACCTGACCGTCGGCGGAGCCAAGGACGGGGAGCGGCGGGCGCAGACCGGGTTCATCCACGACGAGTGGAGGCCGGACGGCGTCCACCGGCTCGGCGCCGAGGGCCCGGTCCTCCTCGCGGGCGACCTGAACGCACCGCCCGACGCACCGGAACTCGACGTCCTGTACAGCGGCAACGGCCGCGAGGCGAGCGGCCTCCGCGAGAGCGGGCCGTCGTACCTCCGGCCGACCTACGACGACGGCCGCAAGATCGACTACCTGTTCAGCTGGGGCCGAGGCGCGTCAGGGCGCTGGCACTGCACCGGCACGTTCCGGACGGTCAACTCGGACCACAGCTTCTACTACAGCGTCTTGTCGACTAGGACCGGCTGA